Proteins encoded together in one Salvelinus fontinalis isolate EN_2023a chromosome 6, ASM2944872v1, whole genome shotgun sequence window:
- the LOC129858067 gene encoding sorting nexin-12 isoform X1 — protein sequence MSDPTVADTRRLNSKPQDLTDAYGPPSNFLEIDVYDPQTIGVGRNRFTTYEVRMRTNLPIFKLKDSVVRRRYSDFEWLKNELERDSKIVVPPLPGKALKRQLPFRGDEGIFEESFIEERRVGLEQFINRLAGHPLAQNERCLHMFLQDESIDRNYVPGKVRK from the exons ATGTCGGATCCCACTGTTGCAGATACTCGCCGATTAAACTCTAAACCACAGGATCTCACAGATGCGTATGGCCCCCCAAGCAATTTTCTTGAAATCGACGTTTATGACCCACAAACAATTGGAGTTGGCCGGAACAGATTCACCACCTATGAAGTGCGAATGCGG ACAAATCTTCCCATCTTCAAACTTAAGGACTCTGTTgtgcggagaaggtacagtgatTTTGAGTGGCTGAAGaatgagctggagagagacagtaag ATTGTGGTGCCCCCTCTCCCTGGGAAAGCTTTAAAAAGACAGCTGCCCTTCCGAGGAGATGAGGGTATTTTTGAGGAGTCCTTCATTGAGGAGCGGAGGGTAGGCTTGGAGCAGTTCATcaacag ACTTGCAGGTCATCCCCTGGCCCAGAATGAGCGCTGTCTGCACATGTTCCTTCAGGATGAGTCCATTGACCGGAACTATGTTCCTGGAAAAGTACGCAAGTAG
- the LOC129858065 gene encoding forkhead box protein O4-like, producing the protein MEGSTVPMIDPDFEPQSRPRSCTWPLPRPDISAVKPEVADGPESSAGTPPADDDKQEQQQIISEPEKVVVTEGGVVAGVGGATPRKGSSRRNAWGNQSYADLISQAIENSPEKRLTLAQIYDWMVKTVPYFKDKGDSNSSAGWKNSIRHNLSLHNKFLRVHNESTGKSSWWMLNPEGGKTGKAPRRRAASMDNSSKLLKSRMRAKQTKKAAAGLGGTTGGDGDGGADSPNSSQQFPKWGVNSGSPSSRGSLDDPDMWTSFRPRTSSNASTLSGRLSPIGPGQEDEDDLPEEGLLGYSTGNLPPTLTETLMEELDLIDGLTLMTEQQGGASPSTAPPAPPTPLPSASTLLPRGSGFPSFRQLQPSNISQAPNQTGGQSSGTQCGNNNNSKPLNYGNSLFNPMPSPGSRGTGLYGTHVPSSLEALLTSDSPPPSDFMMTQVDPLMPSPSGVGMMGMGGPMVGGRPKPNQLLLGKGLEPNTVASMRMQSQLQQQHSQLGLGMILSGMAQDSPQLSALKAQHAQLPGMGPHHGGGLSNIGGGLPGIGQFGTPSSFLPSQDRLPTDLDIEMFTENLDCDVDYIINSDLMDGEGIDFNFDPIMPGGQSYSGPATTQSSAHNWVPS; encoded by the exons ATGGAGGGTTCGACGGTACCCATGATTGACCCAGATTTTGAGCCGCAAAGCAGACCTAGGTCGTGCACATGGCCGCTCCCCAGACCCGACATCTCAGCTGTCAAACCGGAGGTGGCGGACGGCCCTGAATCTTCTGCGGGAACCCCGCCCGCCGACGACGATAAGCAGGAGCAACAGCAAATCATATCCGAGCCTGAGAAAGTTGTGGTCACAGAGGGAGGAGTCGTAGCCGGAGTAGGTGGAGCCACACCCAGAAAGGGATCATCCCGGCGCAATGCATGGGGGAACCAGTCTTACGCGGACCTGATTAGTCAGGCTATTGAGAACTCTCCAGAGAAGCGTCTAACCTTGGCACAGATATATGACTGGATGGTGAAAACTGTGCCTTACTTCAAAGATAAAGGAGATAGCAACAGCTCAGCAGGGTGGAAG AATTCAATCCGCCACAACTTATCACTCCACAACAAGTTCCTGAGAGTTCACAATGAGTCCACAGGCAAGAGTTCTTGGTGGATGCTCAACCCAGAGGGGGGCAAGACTGGGAAAGCCCCccgtcgccgtgctgcctccatgGACAACAGCAGCAAACTGCTGAAAAGCCGGATGCGAGCCAAGCAGACCAAGAAGGCAGCAGCAGGCCTGGGCGGGACCACTGGGGGAGATGGCGACGGGGGCGCAGACAGTCCCAACTCCTCCCAGCAGTTCCCTAAATGGGGGGTAAACAGTGGCAGCCCCTCATCCCGTGGTAGCCTAGACGACCCTGACATGTGGACCAGCTTCCGTCCACGCACCAGCTCCAATGCCAGCACCCTGAGTGGCCGGCTGTCCCCCATCGGCCCCGGCCAGGAGGATGAGGATGACCTGCCTGAGGAAGGTCTACTGGGCTACTCCACGGGCAACCTGCCCCCCACCCTCACTGAGACACTAATGGAGGAGCTGGACCTGATCGATGGCCTGACACTGATGACCGAGCAGCAGGGAGGGGCTAGTCCCAGCACAGCCCCACCGGCTCCCCCCACCCCTCTGCCCTCTGCCTCAACGCTGCTTCCCCGGGGCTCCGGGTTCCCCTCCTTCCGTCAGCTACAGCCATCCAACATCTCCCAGGCCCCCAACCAGACTGGGGGACAGTCCTCAGGCACACAATGTGGCAACAATAACAACTCCAAACCATTAAACTATGGTAACTCTCTCTTTAACCCCATGCCCAGCCCTGGCTCCCGTGGGACTGGTCTCTATGGCACCCATGTTCCCTCCAGCTTGGAGGCGTTGCTCACCTCAGACTCCCCGCCTCCCAGTGATTTCATGATGACCCAGGTGGACCCCCTTATGCCCAGTCCTAGTGGAGTGGGGATGATGGGCATGGGGGGTCCCATGGTGGGAGGGCGGCCCAAACCAAACCAGCTGTTGCTGGGGAAGGGGCTTGAGCCAAACACTGTGGCATCCATGAGGATGCAGTCCCAGCTCCAACAGCAGCACTCTCAGCTGGGCCTGGGCATGATCCTGTCAGGCATGGCCCAAGACTCTCCACAGCTCTCAGCCCTCAAAGCTCAGCATGCACAGCTGCCAGGTATGGGGCCTCACCACGGAGGGGGCCTATCCAATATAGGAGGAGGTCTGCCAGGGATAGGCCAGTTTGGAACGCCGAGCTCCTTCCTACCAAGTCAAGACCGCTTGCCCACTGACTTGGACATTGAGATGTTCACAGAGAACTTGGACTGTGACGTTGACTATATCATCAACAGTGACCTCATGGATGGAGAGGGCATTGATTTCAACTTTGACCCCATAATGCCAGGTGGGCAAAGCTACTCTGGCCCTGCAACTACGCAGAGCTCCGCCCACAACTGGGTACCCAGCTAA
- the LOC129858067 gene encoding sorting nexin-12 isoform X2, whose protein sequence is MSDPTVADTRRLNSKPQDLTDAYGPPSNFLEIDVYDPQTIGVGRNRFTTYEVRMRTNLPIFKLKDSVVRRRYSDFEWLKNELERDSKIVVPPLPGKALKRQLPFRGDEGIFEESFIEERRVGLEQFINRLAGHPLAQNERCLHMFLQDESIDRNYVPGKV, encoded by the exons ATGTCGGATCCCACTGTTGCAGATACTCGCCGATTAAACTCTAAACCACAGGATCTCACAGATGCGTATGGCCCCCCAAGCAATTTTCTTGAAATCGACGTTTATGACCCACAAACAATTGGAGTTGGCCGGAACAGATTCACCACCTATGAAGTGCGAATGCGG ACAAATCTTCCCATCTTCAAACTTAAGGACTCTGTTgtgcggagaaggtacagtgatTTTGAGTGGCTGAAGaatgagctggagagagacagtaag ATTGTGGTGCCCCCTCTCCCTGGGAAAGCTTTAAAAAGACAGCTGCCCTTCCGAGGAGATGAGGGTATTTTTGAGGAGTCCTTCATTGAGGAGCGGAGGGTAGGCTTGGAGCAGTTCATcaacag ACTTGCAGGTCATCCCCTGGCCCAGAATGAGCGCTGTCTGCACATGTTCCTTCAGGATGAGTCCATTGACCGGAACTATGTTCCTGGAAAA